The Listeria sp. PSOL-1 genome includes a region encoding these proteins:
- a CDS encoding nucleotide sugar dehydrogenase → MKKIAVIGLGYVGLTQALVFSKSIAVSGFDNDEKKILALEKQQYLTLESRNWVHKVGKENLNFSVKHVDSLLETSFDIYFICLPTDYLAETKKMNVTSIEKVVKSIVSVYPTASIVIKSTVPVGFTKSLSEKYPQANICIIPEFLREGTAILDFERPDRIVIGGDLEKWYPLEQLYLSVIQKKNVPILYMSEEEAEAVKLFSNAYLAMRVAFFNELDEFSQQKNLRCNKIIQGISHDKRIGDYYNTPSFGFGGYCLPKDTRALVSLIDKQTSKLIPAIIASNEQRAINIALKILETKPSVIGVYRLTMKKASDNFRESPSIKIINCIKSISPKQEIQIFEPLLDTDLFNGMKVVQSFQSFQQTSEIIVANYYDEDLKEVVGKTFTRDRFLEELICEEEKI, encoded by the coding sequence ATGAAAAAAATAGCAGTTATTGGCCTTGGTTACGTTGGCCTAACACAAGCATTAGTTTTTTCAAAAAGCATCGCTGTTAGTGGTTTTGATAACGATGAGAAGAAGATCTTAGCGCTAGAAAAGCAGCAATATCTTACCTTAGAATCAAGAAATTGGGTCCACAAAGTTGGGAAGGAAAACTTAAATTTTTCTGTCAAGCATGTAGATAGCTTACTAGAAACAAGCTTTGACATCTACTTCATTTGTTTACCAACAGATTATTTAGCAGAAACAAAAAAAATGAATGTCACATCGATCGAGAAGGTAGTAAAGAGTATTGTTTCTGTTTATCCAACGGCGTCCATTGTTATTAAATCAACGGTTCCAGTTGGTTTTACAAAAAGTCTCAGTGAAAAATATCCTCAAGCAAACATTTGTATCATTCCAGAGTTTCTTAGAGAAGGCACTGCGATCTTAGATTTTGAACGGCCTGACCGGATTGTTATTGGTGGAGATCTTGAAAAATGGTATCCACTTGAACAATTATACCTTTCAGTTATTCAAAAGAAAAATGTACCCATTCTTTATATGTCTGAAGAAGAAGCAGAGGCTGTGAAACTGTTTTCTAATGCCTATCTTGCTATGCGAGTCGCTTTCTTCAATGAACTTGATGAGTTTTCTCAGCAAAAAAATTTAAGATGCAACAAGATTATTCAAGGGATTTCTCATGATAAACGAATTGGGGATTATTATAATACGCCTTCATTTGGATTCGGCGGCTATTGTCTGCCAAAAGATACAAGGGCCTTGGTTTCGCTTATCGATAAACAAACGAGTAAACTTATTCCTGCTATCATTGCTTCTAATGAGCAACGAGCCATCAATATTGCACTTAAGATTCTAGAAACTAAGCCTTCAGTTATAGGTGTTTATAGACTGACGATGAAAAAAGCAAGTGATAATTTTAGAGAAAGCCCATCAATTAAAATAATCAATTGTATTAAGTCGATATCGCCTAAGCAAGAGATTCAGATTTTTGAACCTTTACTAGATACTGATTTATTTAATGGAATGAAAGTTGTGCAGTCATTCCAATCTTTTCAACAAACAAGTGAGATTATTGTGGCTAACTATTACGACGAAGATCTCAAAGAAGTCGTTGGGAAAACGTTTACAAGAGATCGTTTCTTAGAAGAACTAATTTGTGAGGAGGAAAAGATATGA
- a CDS encoding coenzyme F420-0:L-glutamate ligase — MTETGIQIIGIHDLPSVTAATNLLDFIELGIKSLNQLPADGDILCVASKVVSICENRVIKLNDVTPSDVAIKIQRDFIPRKDPRVIQIILEQTGDLSGERVEVKKDYIAGWLPNGNKLTSAGVDKYGDEAVVVLPEDPDLSAQRISNFLSERYKKKVAVIITDSDGREEKIGATQIAIGLFGLPALRTNANSPTEKKPKETLCDLLAASAALVMGQRGTGVPLAVIHGLDFTFDPTSKISDALHSKNDLS; from the coding sequence ATGACAGAAACTGGAATTCAAATCATAGGTATCCATGATTTACCTTCAGTTACCGCAGCAACTAATTTACTGGATTTTATTGAGCTAGGGATAAAAAGCCTTAACCAATTACCTGCTGATGGGGATATCCTTTGTGTTGCTTCTAAAGTTGTGTCCATTTGTGAAAATAGGGTAATCAAGCTAAATGATGTCACACCATCAGATGTTGCTATCAAAATTCAGCGTGACTTTATTCCACGTAAAGATCCTCGTGTTATTCAAATTATTTTAGAACAAACTGGAGATTTAAGTGGTGAAAGAGTGGAGGTAAAGAAAGATTACATTGCTGGTTGGCTTCCTAATGGTAATAAGTTAACGAGCGCAGGCGTGGATAAATACGGGGACGAAGCTGTAGTTGTTCTTCCAGAAGATCCGGATTTAAGCGCACAACGAATATCAAACTTTTTATCTGAACGATATAAGAAAAAAGTGGCTGTTATCATCACAGATAGCGATGGACGCGAAGAAAAAATTGGCGCCACACAGATAGCTATTGGGCTTTTTGGGTTACCTGCTTTAAGAACAAACGCTAATTCACCCACTGAAAAAAAACCGAAAGAGACACTTTGTGATCTGCTAGCTGCTTCAGCTGCACTTGTAATGGGACAACGTGGTACAGGGGTTCCCTTAGCGGTTATTCATGGTTTAGATTTTACATTTGATCCTACGAGCAAAATTTCAGATGCCCTTCATTCAAAAAATGATCTTAGTTAA